Proteins encoded in a region of the Streptomyces sp. PCS3-D2 genome:
- a CDS encoding cutinase family protein: MRAKRIKAALAGILLTAGISVTQGATAQAAATAPCEGTYTIVVGGTGSSWNSDGFYGNIQQHVGYPTQIPNGASARAGVNELNRLVRDQRAACPWQHVKMGGYSLGAAVVHIWVTENWQTFGNVNAILIADPKRQGNPGANGGSVPFGGIVGAPLAGADRFFGNVPVKTICHWDYVCDESAGIWTYPGNHVRNYPNDFNMDFHNDVANEQWYNGAWYPASW; this comes from the coding sequence ATGCGAGCGAAGAGGATCAAGGCCGCGCTGGCCGGAATTCTGCTGACGGCCGGGATTTCGGTGACGCAGGGCGCCACGGCGCAGGCGGCGGCGACGGCTCCGTGCGAGGGCACGTACACGATCGTCGTCGGCGGTACGGGAAGCTCGTGGAACAGCGACGGCTTCTACGGCAACATCCAGCAGCACGTGGGATATCCGACCCAGATTCCCAACGGCGCGAGCGCCCGGGCCGGTGTCAACGAGCTGAACCGGCTGGTCCGTGACCAGCGGGCCGCGTGCCCGTGGCAGCACGTGAAGATGGGCGGATACTCGCTGGGCGCTGCGGTCGTCCACATCTGGGTCACCGAGAACTGGCAGACGTTCGGCAATGTCAACGCCATTCTCATCGCCGACCCGAAGCGGCAGGGAAATCCCGGCGCCAACGGCGGATCCGTCCCCTTCGGCGGAATCGTCGGCGCCCCGCTGGCCGGTGCCGACCGGTTCTTCGGTAATGTGCCGGTCAAGACCATCTGCCACTGGGACTACGTGTGCGACGAGTCCGCCGGAATCTGGACCTACCCCGGCAACCACGTGAGGAACTACCCCAACGACTTCAACATGGACTTCCACAACGACGTCGCCAACGAGCAGTGGTACAACGGCG